The Scomber scombrus chromosome 19, fScoSco1.1, whole genome shotgun sequence DNA window gcaggctgttaaataaatgtatcttaaaaGATCTCCTCCATTAATgagaaaaagagcaaatatAATCATCAGTTTACTGTATTCTAGTCATATGCTGTTATTTAAAGCAGGAAGATTCAAACTGTATTAAACAACTAAATACTGTTGGCTATAATGTCTATAAGAAAATATGTGCTCACATAGTCAAAACAGGCCTTTTAAAGACTCTTTAACTCCTTGAAGTCAGATTCTGGTCAGTATTTATGTTCTACAGCAGGAGCACATCACTGATCAGAAAAACctaatttatttatctttctcatgtttaaaatagcataaaaatgtcacaaatgacaCTGTTACTTATTATATCCTCCAGACTTCATGACCAGAAGATGTAAAGTATTAAGGAGGAACTTCTTGTTCAATGGAAACTGGTGGAAAACAGAAAACCTTTCCTACCCGTTTTGTCTTGTTCCTGTTGTTCTTGTGATGCACTGTCAGAAGAGAGACACTGACAATGGGCACCTCTAACTTAGTGACATATTTGACTGACCTGAAAAAAAGAGTAAGTTTAGataaatcatttttgagaaCACAGCAAtgatcattttgtcttttacatgttttcagGTACTTCTTAAACCAAAAATGTCTTACTTTGGAGCACAAGGGCAGATGAAGACTCTTGTAGTTACACATGTGCTATGCGTGATACTTGGTTGCCCTCTACAGGACGCATGTTAAACCTGGCAGAGATGGGATGGTCTTCACTCCATTTATTAGTCTTCATTAAAAGCAAGGGGGCAATTTGAATTAGGCTAAAGACAATAGGATAATAGaaagaaacagcaaaaacaaaacttcaggTCATCAGAAATGTTTTGCAGAAGAGATCAAAAATTGTCATTACCGGTCCTAATTATCAACAGCATGTAGGAGGTAGCAGAACTGAAATGAAAGGGTGATTAATGTGTGAGAAGGATGTCAGGCAGTCTGAAGCTGCACAGGATGGAAATCCCCTAATGCTGGTGTTGGAGTTGGTGTTTAATGCTGCTTAAAGTCACTGGTGGAAGTGTTGAAAGAGGGAAAACTATCACTGTCCTGCAGGTTTCACTGATCACCTGATCTGCACAGACTCAAAGCAGGCTCATTCACTAGATAGACACTGCACAGGAGAACCTACATCCAGgtttatgcattttaaaaagtaaaggcACATTTAAcggacaaaaaataaatcatcattcaATTTAGGagtgaaaaaatgcaaatacacatAGTTTCTAACAACAAAGTACACAGGTACAAACATTACTTTCAGGAAAATCACCTGTGTGTtgagatttttgctttttttctccttacttTGTTCTGGAGAATATAAATAGATACTGCTCTTTTTAAAGGCAGCACACCAGCCTGAAATTCAATGCTGTAGACAAGCATAGTTTTCCTCTTATGAACTaatatagataaataataaatattgtgAGGTAGGATGGATGTTTTAGGCCCTAAGTTTAGAGCCCTAGGCAAAAGTTTTAGGCcctaaaagtaaagtgaggatgctATTGGAAATAATGACATGAATAGTTAACTTCATGTAGAGTGTAGAAAACAATAAACCTAAATGAAAGTACTAGGGTTGAGTGTGAGCAGCTTTGTTTTTCATACAGCAAATTTAGGAGCAACTAGACACCTCCCTGATGGTTTTGCATAACAGATAAGAATCTAAACacttgcacagtactgtatgtagcaGGGTGATATAAAGGAATAAAGACATATCTATGCATTGTTGGCGATTTTTTACTGAACTTGCTTcagaattaaatatataaacctTAATTGTTTGACGACAGACTATTGAAATACCATGTTGTGTAGTAGTGCATAGCAGTGGCTGCTAAGGTAAATATTTACGCATACAGTAGTTCATGTATCATTTACAGATTTCTTGAGTCATAaatgtccactagatggcgccaCTGCATTTGGGAATAACCGGGCTGTGCGGTCAGAGTCTGTCTTGGCACTGAATCAGCAGCCATCACTGACCCTCCGTAGAGAGTGTGACCAACAATGACACACAGGAAGGctttagaaaatgaaaatacttgCTTCTTCTCATCATGTAATAACGACAATAGATTTTTAACCGAGTGTCAGACACTGGAAGCATCTGCTCCACATGCACAAACCGGTAAAATCAACCTACCTCTCTGTACCTGGTTCCTCTGCCAAATGTGCTGCTTCAGATTCCCGCTAACATGCAACTAATTATTAAACTTTACAATCCAGCGCAGCAGCGTCACCTCATTCCCATGCTGGAGTGTCACCATGCTGCATGCAGAGCGGATTAATGAGGCCTCAGTGCAGTGAACTGTTCACTTCGCCATGAAAGCAGAAAGAAGTACACCACCTGCAGGTTACCGGGCTACtaaggagagaaaaaggtgaaaagtTAGGACTGATAAATATAGAACTTTCTACCATTCCTGTGTTTTATTCCTATTATTCTTAACATTTACTCTACATCGTTTTTCCTGGCGGGAAGCTTCATGAACACAATTCAACTGCAAAAAATAGCCTATCTTTGTTACAATTCCTACTGACATACATCTGACTCTTGTCGGCCTCTGTTTGTTTATGAGGATATTGAACACTCAGTCTACTCAGTAATCTAATAAcattgtgtaaaaatctaacGCTTGTGCGCCCAAAATCTGACTAATTGCAGGAATGTTTCTGGATCTTAATGGATGAGGAAATTTAATATAACTGCAATCCAGGTATGACTCAACGATTCCTCGGGTCTAGTGCATAACACGGTGGTGTGGTCTGTATCAACACCCCATTTGCACTTTCCTGCACAAAGGAAACGCCGCGTAAAAGCGCAGTAAAGGTGGAGCTCTCCATTTTTCAGTGTCCTTGGTTCGGGACAAAGAGGGCTCCAAATTAGGGCggaatgaaatatttaatactaATGGATGCCAGGTGCCAGACGAACAGATGTCAAAGTGATGTATGCTTAAAAGTGTCGtaaatattgtttctttttgtccctCTCTGCTGAGACCCAGGCCTGGCCTCTGAAACACGACTACATACGTCGTTAACCCGCGTTCGTCCTCATTAAGGCCGCACTAAAGTTACCGGGCCACTCAGCCCAGGAGAAGTGCTAACCTGCAGAAAGACTTTAATGGTGTCACCGCAGTTTGGACGGCAAAGGTTAGAGTCATCAGTGCGGGTTATTTTAAAGGCGCCCAAGCGATGGCATTCCCACCAAAAAAGCAGCAGCCTCCACACATTAAATCTCCATATAGTCTTATCTTGTTTGTATCAAACAGCTCTGCGCCTTCATAAAGTAAATTAGTGGAACTTTTGGGTGACAAACTGCTGCTGGGCCTtgaacctacacacacacacacacacacacacacacacacacacacacacacacacacacacacacacacacacacacacacacacacacacacacacacacacacacacacacacacacacaataactcTTCACATGTGTGTATCTTATTGCAGACGTCAGTCCGTTTGGGGACAGTTGGTATGAGATGACAGACCTCCAACCTCTTTGTGAAGCAAGAAATCACTGCGCGTCCCCATAATAACCTGTTAGTGGTGACTTGGATTTCCCGCAGGATCCTACTGGGAACATTTATTCACCcctctgcagctctctctctctctctctctgtggagaATTTGAGCAGCACCGCGGCTTTGCAGATAAGAAACTCTGCCCTGCTGCAACAGTACAGGATGTagcctgtgttttttttttttttttttttcctgtttgggACCACAAAGAGGAATCAGTGGTAGGATTACAGTCAATCCAATTCCAGTCACCTGTCTCTTGATAGAAGATGACTTTTGAAGTTTTTTGAAGTTCAGGCCCATTTATACAAAACGGTGTTTGAAGTCAGGTTGCAATGAATTTGACGCGGATGGAGATGATTACTACAAAACCACATCACTGCATGGAAAATACAgtctagtagtagtagtagtaataataataataataataatgataataataataataatagttttaaaatatgatattcAACAAAATAACTAGTTATAATTACTGTTTTTTCTCGTTAATGCTATTGACAATATcataaataactttattaaatttatttattttaatattcagcACTTTTTATGCACTTTAATTGCGCGCTGTTGGTGATGGATTTCAAAATCTATCGACTAGGTGTGTAAATAAGTAGATTTCCGCAGCTCAGAATGATTCAGATACGGATGTAATCGTATTGATTAAACCACTATAGCAACAAAAGAGGTCTTTGCTTGCTTATACTTCTTtaggaaaacaaaataataataatatttgtcaCCTGTTTCTGTATTAACAGGATACATGACGTGTTAGCCTGTTGGGTAAAACATGATGGTGGTTGATGTAtaatggaggaagaggagtccacTGCCTCTTATCATTTTTACAGAGGATAAATGCGTTTGACAGGTGCTGATTATAAAAgcaaatcataataataaatccAAGAATCATTTCACAACATGACGTTTCGATACTGAGAGGATCATTCAGGGATGAAATGATTTTACACGAAAAATTAGGAAGTAacactgtctttatttttttgtattaattcgGTTACTGGTGCGAGTTTTTCAAGGATTTTGATTGAAGAGTAGAGATTATTCTAATGGGATCAATATTCATGACGAAAAATATAGGAAACTATGAGAGGAAATCCATTTTCTATTGATTACGTGTGATATTGGATTGTTTTAATGGATCCAATAAACCTATAACCCACGTTTTATTCACCGCAACATTGAACTAAACTCAACTGAAGACAAACGGGGAATATGAATGAGTTGTGCAATTTACAGACAAACTTACCTTTACACATTTTCGATCGGGATTAATCGAAATCCTGCAACAATCAGCAATTCTTGGAgctgtttgatattttatttggTGTAAAAAAGTCCCaggtattttcattttctcatgcAGTGCTGGATTTCATCTCTCTGTTAGTGGTGACAGTAACtgctgagaggagaaaaaaagttcatCATGTCCTCACTTgttgaaaattaaaaacaaaaaggtgtTTAAACTTTGTTCACACATGAAGAAGGATAGCTGAGGTGGGAGTGGCTGTGCCATCAGAGCTGTTTTTCAAACCTAAAGTATAAACGGAGTGAGTAGGATCTGTGCAGTTTTGTGCCACCAAATACAATTTGTCTGCATGAAGGAAAGGCAAGATTGGAGGCGctaaaatatataattcatgtcttttttcttcttcttgtcattATAACAAGATCAGGAACTTTTCCATAAAACATGTGAACATGATTCTTAATATTTGGAAGGAAATGGGTGGGGGGTTTCcataattatgttatttatgGGAGTGAGAAGTGATCgctagaagaaaaaaatgatttttcctccattattttacattttaatgatgcGCAGCTCACATGTTTACCTGGTGATGACTGTCAGCGCCTGACattatgatcattttattttctggcATCAGTATCTTTTCCATGGGAGGAACATCACCTTAAAGGAGagcttcacaatttttcaactAGTCCTAAAACCACAGTCTGGTGCCCATactgacacatgtttttcttgctataatcattcctccagttcatactggccattaatacatcccttcataatacactttCAGTATAAGTGATGTGGGGACAAAATTAACAAGCCTCTTACTGTcgttttagtgccaaagtccctctttttgttgctATATTTCCACCGCAGctcaacagaaaaacagtgtagaggaaacacaaagagggaatttttaaataaaaggactgtaactgtggaaaaTATCCACAGACAGTTGAAGCCTCACATGAGCGTCAGGtaatcttttaaatacatttttctcgAAACGAGGGCCACACATAACACATTTGGGACCCTCTactagtcagtatgaacaggaggaatgatcactGCGAACAAAACCTGTTTCAGCGCTCACATGGCCACCTGGCTTACTGGtataagacagacttgaaaaattatgaCCCTCTCCTTTAATGGCGCAGAAACATCTGAGAAAAGGCCAAGAAGCAACACATAAATATCTTCCATCATCTTGAGTCAATAAGGACTTTGTACCCGTGAAAACAACTATGACCAAAGCAGACACTCTGAGGTAAATAGGTACAAGTGCAGACCTCCATCCAGACAGCGGTGTTATACTGTAGCTGCTTCACGACCCAGCTGAGACAAGAACTCCTGTTTTCTGAATAGACTCCACAAAGGTAAATAAAGGGACGGATCTGTGAGCAGGagaaacaaataataaacattaatacaaAGTCGTCCGATTTTGGAATCATTGAAATAAACTATGATGCTGTTTCAGGTTTATTCAGATATTGTATGTCAAAACGAAATTGGATGGCGTGCATTAAAGAAGTGCAACAGCATTTGAGCAGTTTGTAATGTGTTGTCCAACTttctgaaggagagaaaaaaacagatgtagAAAACAAGCTGGAGGAAGTGCAAAAAAAAgggtatttataaaaatgtttttcaagcGTTAAATCACAGATTATCGAGACACAATGGGAGTGTGTTTTGCAAAATGTTGCATGTAAACACTAAAGGACTCCGGACACACACCAGACCTGTGCGCAATATTCAGACTAGGAAATCCATTAGCTATACATCCTGCAGGAATTAAcaagaaatgcattttaaagaccaataatgttgtttaatttatttcatcAATTCTGTATATAAATGTACTTTCATTTTAATTCTCCTTATGCAAAAATAATATGTAACCGACTTCAGCACTGGCTAAAATGTAAGACTTTCATGATCAAACCCACTCACTCAGATTATGTGGAGATTCAGTAGATTATGTGCACACGAATGAGCATTATCTCCATCAAATCTGAGGACaataagaggagaggaggaaactAATATTCGGTGTGCTGTCTCCCGCAGGCCCTTGGTCCATCACACGGCTCCACAATTTGTTTGACAAGTGATGCTGTGCCTCAACAGGCGGTTTGAACAATTCAATTCGACATggacgattttttttttttggcgtgTGGACTGTACAGGCATGTGACAGGCATGTAGAGTCTGCAAATCATGCGTGGAAGCCTGTTAGCAAAAGTAGCGCTTCGGGTCCGAcaagtaacaaaaaaaatggagtGAAGGTCTGCAGCCTAAATACGTATTTATTACAGATAACCTCTAGAATACATTACAGCCCATTGGCAAGGCCAACACACAGTGTGCTGACGGGATAATGATAAGCATATGATACTTCTTTAACCCACTTTAACACCTCCCTCTCCTAACCCCCTTCAATTTGCAAATAAgtgactttattattattagtagtatctTTTCGTGATAATAtgctaataataacaataataataataatattaatagtaatatGATCGAATCATTTTCAATTCTTTCTCTGAatttaataataacataatctGTCTGACTGGATGGGAAATTTGAACAATGCTTTCAATAAACTGCAATTATTTCTTTCAGCCAGCGATATCCTGTTAATATCTTCCAGTCTCTTATGATGTCATTAATCGGATAAACACGCATAAAATGGGCGATGGCACCCTCTGCGTCTGCAGCGTAATGTCTCCTCAGGTGGACGGGCACGTAATCCACTGTGCATGATGTGTTTTATtagagaaaaaggaggatgaGAGGGGTCCGTTTAGTCTAAAAGGGCTAAAGATGGAGCAGTTTGCAGAGACCTTTGATCCCCCCCCCAACAACTGACCTTTTGTTATTTTAGCCACCAGAGGCACCTCAGTGGAAACAAGTTGAGCACGTTTCCCCGCGGTAAACATTATCCTTGACGCATTAGTGGCCTGGGAGCTGAGCAGGGTGGGCAGGTGGGGGGCAACAGCGGTGATAAAGtggtatatatatttgttttaaaaggaGTCAACTAAGACCCCCATTCGGTCGTCATAAGGCAAATAACTCTAGTGTAAACAGCAAATATATCCATAAAAGCGTTATTTTGCGCCTTTAATTTTTTAATCTGTATAATATCAGAGATTTTAAGCCATCATGTAAAAGGtggaaaaactaaacaaaaaatgtaGGTATAGCACGTCTCTAGCACTCCAtcacccccacctccccctctcCAGTATCCAGCCCACAGAGCTGTGCGTGCTGAAACAAATACTGAGGAATACTTTGTGTACATTTTGGCCCCTCAGAGTCGCTTCGGTGTTTAATGTCAGCAGAGGTTTTCAACAATATTCCTAATTGCACGGCTGTACAGGAGCACCGTTTGATGTCTACACGCACGCTGATCCCTTTAGGTTGCTCAGAGATGAGGGTCAGTCATGCACCGtggcctttttaaaatatgacacgAGAAAACCCAAAGCATATGTCAAATGGGGAGAGAGTGGAGGCGCAAAGTTATGGCGTGTGTTTGTTTCTCGTGTCGGGAAGCAACAAATCTTTCTTATCGTTTCCAAGTGGGGGTTTCCATGTATGCGGAGGCAGTTAAGTTAGGAATAATCCCCCTTTTAAGATATTGCTCTACAAACTTTGCCACTGCAATGTAATTATGTGAAGGTTGAGACATAGCAGTTCATTTCTTTATCATATAATGCTCCTAAAAATATATACTGGCTGCGCGCAATTGGcacaaaaggaaacattttggCCTGTCCGGTGCAAAGCCTTaatgcaaatgaaatgaatttaCTAActggaaatgtaaatatataaattaatatattgacTTAAACATAACAATTTAAAAGGTGGGATGTTCCTTATACACAtacaaagttaaaataaaagaacacatattttaaaattgaCAGAAGAATTAAATTTGGCATGGGTACAATTCCTCCATTTATTTTCAAACTGCATGAGCAGGCAGGTTCTTTCCGCAGGTTTAACATTTGTCTCTTGACGGCCTCATTTTAAGCAAAACATCATCCTGTgaaggattttattttttttttggcgtGTTTTACAAACTGCGGCACTCGTTGCTTGATGCGTAAAGGTGAATAAAAACGGGCGAcgagtgagaaaaaaataagtgtgaCAATCCTCAAACGCACGGACACACgatttacacacaaaacacatctcCCATCCAATTACATTACTCAAAACCAATCATTCATTTCCTCCCATTTCCTTAATGATGCCATTTAAAAGGTTGGGATGAAGGGTGGTGTAGTGGAGCGTAAAGCCACTCAAATACAGGTTTTCcaactttttgttttcatagtAAAACGTGGACATTTAGTTGAGATAGGAAGGTTTAATATTAGTTATAAAAACACGAGCAAATGACAACATAAAGTAATTGCACGCGGGGTTTTAGATGCACCAGTTCATGCGCTTTtctgtaaatattaatatttttttcaggttttaattcgGTGTGATGGTCACCCTCTGGAGCTTTTTACCCAGCTTTTTATTTAGCGCCACATCAGTTTTGGAAAGGTGAAGATCTGATCCAAAATGTTGATATTGCACTATACTTACCTTATCTGTCTCAATAACAAACGCATTCATGGTGGTATATCCCCAGCTTTGCTTTCTGATGGGACAGAgcaggacgaggaggaggacggaggagggaggggggtggaggTGAGGCTGGGGGGGATCTCTGTAGACTTGTCATGTCAAACTTTCTGACCAATAGCAACACCGAGCAGCACAATCTCGAAAGTCTATTGGAGAGTCCAGCCAATCGGCAGGGGAGAATCGTTGGAAGACCAGCCTCCTTATTTCAGCAGATTGAAATGTAAGCCTGTCGCCAGCGCCGTCAGGAAACAGATCGAGAATTTAGTTCCTCTTGTTCCTTATCGCGCAAGAAGATTTTCTTGGACGCGGTTTTGGACAGTGGACACGCTGGACGCGGAGCAGGACCCACGCAGGAGGCACAACCCGGACACCGTATTCTTCTTTTGCGGCTTTAACGCAATGGGTGAGTtcaattgtgattttttttctctctctccctctcttctcgtCAGGGATGCAGCAAAACTGTCCAACGGCAAGGTGGGAAATACAGCGAAGAGATTGTGTCTATGTGTTGTTTATGACGGCTCAGATTGGCTCAACTTTAATCCAGCGGGAAGAAACTAGTAGACTGAATTATTTCATGTGTCAGCTGCGCTTGATTTTTGGACACTGGACCGAAAAGTGAAGTTTAGCCTGTGTGTGCACGACAGCAAAACAGTCAGCTATTAGTTGATCCTTCTCATCCAAACACTAAACCTAAATAAAAGccatacatttgtattttaaagtgaacatatttttgatttaaaaaatactttaaactCGCCCTTTACTTAAAGATGCACCATTCGTAATTGTGTTTTCTTGCAAATCAACTTTTAAAGAGACATTAAAGAGTTAAAAGCACACTGCTCTGATGAAGGACAAAAACCTCAATAACtagaacaaaaacacagtttaatgCTTCACAACTTTGCTGCATTTGATAATCTATAGTGAATTATGAGTCTGGTTAGAACTATAAGGCCATATAAATAAGTGCTTTAACGTTGGTTATTAGCAACCAGTGGTGGGCCTCGGGTTGGTTACCTAATCGCTGTCTCATTGTTTTGcccttctgtgtgtttgtttttgacacCAGAGCCAGCTTTCGGTGAGGTGAACCAACTCGGCGGTGTTTTCGTGAACGGCAGACCGCTCCCCAACGCCATCCGGCTCCGGATAGTGGAGCTGGCCCAGCTCGGAATTCGACCCTGTGACATCAGCAGGCAGCTGCGAGTCTCCCACGGGTGCGTCAGCAAGATATTGGCCCGCTACAACGAGACCGGCTCCATCCTCCCGGGGGCCATCGGAGGCAGCAAGCCGCGGGTCACCACACCCACCGTGGTCAAGCACATACGGACATACAAGCAGAGAGACCCGGGGATTTTTGCCTGGGAGATCCGGGACAGGCTACTCGCCGACGGGGTTTGCGACAAGTTCAACCTGCCGTCCGTCAGCTCCATCAGTCGGATCCTCCGCAACAAGATCGGGAATCTGTCGCAGCAGAGCCAGTATGAGTCAGGCAAGCAGGGGCCTCACCCACCGCCACAGCCTACGTTACCATACAACCACTTATACTCATACCCGACGTCCAAAGTGCCCACTCCCCCCGGCATGCCCACCCTACCCGGACACATGGCCATGCACAGGATATGGCCTTCTTCGCACTCTGTGACAGATATTCTGGGGATACGGTCTATTACAGAGCAACAAAGTAAGCATGCCTGCATGGAGGGCGGTTGCATTTGTTTATTGCACAAGATTTATCCAACCTTCTGAGGGGTTTTGCCCGCAAGAGCGGGTAAAACCCGACTGTGTGTGCGTTTAAGAGAGGGAGTGGTTATATTTTTTCCTTTGAGTTActctaattgttttttaaagcatagGCTCCCAAAAATAAGTATTAGGACGTTATAAATTCACCGGCCTCAATGGAGAGAAAGCTTAAATGCCATTTGACCTGCCTGCTGATATTGATTTGAAAGGGAGGCAGGTTAGTTCAGAAACAGATGGCTTTGCTTGCAGTAATAATTAAGAAGCGGATGTGGAATATTAGAGGGACAGCTGAGGGAAAGGCGGTGAGATGAAGTGCATCAAAATGAGGTGTGCATAATGTTCGCCATGACTTTGGAGCCAGACATTTTGTGCTGCGTATTTTGATTCAGGCCTCAAAGAGCAAGCTCGCTGTAAGAGATATTTTCTTTGCtgcattgtgttgtgtttgtcgTCCATGTGTCACACATGCAGGTAGGCCCAGATAACTTTGGCGCGCACTCAACAAG harbors:
- the pax9 gene encoding paired box protein Pax-9, with product MATPSSTISKVYWRVQPIGRGESLEDQPPYFSRLKCKPVASAVRKQIENLVPLVPYRARRFSWTRFWTVDTLDAEQDPRRRHNPDTVFFFCGFNAMEPAFGEVNQLGGVFVNGRPLPNAIRLRIVELAQLGIRPCDISRQLRVSHGCVSKILARYNETGSILPGAIGGSKPRVTTPTVVKHIRTYKQRDPGIFAWEIRDRLLADGVCDKFNLPSVSSISRILRNKIGNLSQQSQYESGKQGPHPPPQPTLPYNHLYSYPTSKVPTPPGMPTLPGHMAMHRIWPSSHSVTDILGIRSITEQQISDSPSFPSAKLEEWSAINRTNFPPASSPLVNGVDKPHLEPEAKYKQTPNGLPTVNSYVTVPSMPPYHPPTQVSPYMGYSATTSAYVTGPTWQPASGSALSPHSCDIATPLAFKSMTANRDAIHPVIASAL